The Alphaproteobacteria bacterium DNA window CCCTGTTGCTGCAAAAGCCGGACGAAGGCGGCTATTTCGAGTACGCGCCCTATATCCGTACGCTGGAGGACGAACGCTTCGACGAGGTCGCCAAGGTGCTGCGTGACCCCGTGACCTATGCCCAGCGCCCGGAGGCGGAGCCGGGGACTTTTGTCTTCTTCAATGGCAACCTGTCACTGCACCGCGTTGCCCCGGTCGGACGGACGACGAAACCGCGAATGGTGCTTATCTTCAGCTATGACCGCACACCGAATTACGTGTTCGGTGATCGCGTGGCCGAGCGGTTCGCCGCCATGCCCAAGGTCAAGGACGTTGCCGCGTTGCGGACCCGCTACCTGAGCCAGGCCTAGGCCGGTTCTGCAGATCGGTATCGCCGGGTGGCGGAGGGAAAGAGCCAGAATGCCAACGGTCTCCGGAGCTTCACGCTCCGGCGGCCGGTGGCGATGGCTCGGCGGGAAACATAAAGCGAAGCACTCTTACCCTGAGCAGACCAAATCCAACGGGCGGTCGGGCCTCGCTCACCTTGTGTCGACCCTACGCCCAAGTTACGCTAGCGATGAACCTCTTCGATGAGCCGGGCTATGCCGATCACCGGTGGTTGCCATTGTGGCGCAATCCGATATGCGGTCGAGGGCGAAGCCATCGTCCACGCCCTCTGCCATTGCACGGACTGCCGTCGGCACGCCGGGGCTCCGATGGTCGGTTGGACAATGTATCCAACCGATTCGGTCAAGGTCACGAAGGGCACGGCGAAGGTCTACCGATCCTCGAAGGATGGACGGCGACATTTCTGCGGCGATTGCGGCACCGGTCTGTTCTACGTCAATTCCGTCATATTGCCCGGAATGATCGATGTCCAAAGCGCAACATACGACGATCCAGACGTGGTACCGGCCCGGGCTCACATCCAGGTGGCCGAGCGCATTCGCTGGATGGAACACGCCCACGAACTGCCGATGTTCGACCGGTATCCGCCGCCGGACAAGTAGGCGACGAGTCCCGCATCGGCGCATGTATTCGCGCCTGTATGGACCCCGCAGCCCCGCTGTCGCGTGTGCTGGCAGTAAAGCACGTGATTAACGCGCGAAACAGGATGGCGGTGCTGTCAGTCTAATGCGAACCGGTCTCCGAAGTGCCCACCGTCGGCGGCATCAAGCCGCCAGCTGACGCCATTCCGCCAGGACGGCTGAACGGGTCTTTTTGAAAGTTTCACCGCTGTTGAGATGACGGTCGGGCTTGAATTGATTGAAGATCGAAGCGTGGGCGAAAGCAAACTTCTGCAAGGTCTTGATGTCCCGGAACCGGGACATGGCCCTCTCCCGTCTTCGGAACGGCTGGTGCGAGTTTTCGACTCTGATGTTGAACCAACGGACGCAGACTTGGATGCGTAAATTCCTGATCACATTCATCGCCGCCCGGTACGACCGAAGCCGGTCCGTCACGATCGCATGTGGCCGGTCATAGCGCTTCAAAGCACGCTCCAGAAACTGCAGCGCAGATCTGCAATCCCGCTGTCTTGTCGCGAAAACCTCGAGCACCTCGCCTTCGTGGTCGACCGTGTGCCAGCGATAATGATCTATGCCGTTTATCCGGACAAATACTTCATCAAGGTGCCAGCGCTAGGTTGAATGGTTCCGGTGCTGGATGGCTGTTTCCGGATCTCCACCGCGAACATCGGGCCGAACCTGCTCCACCAGAACCGCACTGTCTCATGACAAATATCAATGCCACGCTCATGCAGGAAATCCTTTACCCGCCCCAATGACAGAGGATAGCGGATGTACAGCATCACCGTCGGGCGGAGAACCTCAGGCGACAAGCCGAAATCGCGGAAGGGGTTTCTCATCCGCCAAGGCTACGCGACGACCCTGTCAGGCTTAAGCCGATTTAGTCTGACAACGCCCTTGCGAATGAAAGGATTAGTCGGTGCTGGTACATCGGAATAGGCAACTGTATGGATCAACACGATACCGTTTTCACTTGGCAGAGCGCGAATGTGGTCGAGGAATTTGCCATAATTTTTCTCGCCAATGTGTTCGAACATGCCAACCGAAACGATCCGGTCGAACTTGCCTTTCAACACGCGGCATTCACGCAGCTAGAAACGCAAGCGCGAACCGGCCGAGGGGTCCGCCGCCCGCTGTAGTGGCCGAGCTAACCCTCGAAAAACTTGAACGCCACCTATTCGTGGCCACCGACATCCTTCGCGGCCTCATTTCGGTGTTGGCAATGCTAATCGGGCAAGCCGACGGAGCGCAGATCCGTGATAATGCGGTCGTACCCGATAGCGTCAGCAAAGAGAAATCGCTCTCGTAGCGTCGCAACTCGGATTTCCGGGGCCACCTTGAGCAATCCACGCATCGTCGCTCTCGCTTCTATGTCACTTCCCAGACGGACCAGAGAGAGGATCAGAACGACAAGTGCAGGGCCAAAGTTAGGGTTCGCTTCTAGCGCCTGACGCGCCTGCGTGCGGGCCGCTTCATTGTCGCCAGCCGACAATCGCGCTGCGGCAGCGGCGCCCTTCGCGATGTAGCGTAATGGATCAAACGGGCTGAGTCGCAAGGATTGGCTGGCGTGACCTTCGCTGCCTTCTAGGTTGCCATGCATCATTTCGAGGACCGCTCCAACGTTGCGGGCGACAACGCAACTCGGATTCTGCATCAGAGACCGATTCACCATTAGCAACGCGGCGTCATGTCTACCGTCGAGCGCGCCGATCGCGAATGCGGCAAACGCTAGCGCAGCTGCGTCGTCGGTCCTGGCAGATGCGACCGCTTCGGCGTGGCGGAGAGCCCCTTCCTTATCTTCGGGGGCCCGGGCTCCCCAAAGGTATCGTTGTTGCAAGCACCAAGCGGCGAGTCCATGTGCTTCAGCGTACCCGGGATCAAGTACTACCGCAGCGTCGAGAAACGCCAGAGCTTCCGTTCGCCCGGTTTGAGAGAAGGTGTAAGCCTGATCAAGCGCGCGCAGATAAAGGTCGTACGCGTCGAGGTTGTCCGTGCGCTTCCGCTTCGCTCGCTCTATCTCCGCCTGTTGTACCGAGGGCTCAATCGCCGCGACAACGCCGGCTGTAATCTGATCCTGAAGATCAAATATGTCGGCAAGTGTACCGTCGAAGCGGTCCGCCCAGAGATGTCCGCCGGTTTCGGCCTCGATGAGCTGGGCAGTGATCCGAACGCGATCGCCGGCCTTGCGCACACTGCCTTCGAGCACATAACGCACGTTCAGATCCCGCCCCACCTTGCGAACGTCGGGGAAAGTTCCCTTGTAAGCGAACGTCGAATTGCGCGCGATCACTGTCAACCAGCGGATGCGCGCGAGGCTGGTGATGATCTCCTCGACCATGCCGTCGGCGAAATAGTCCTGCTTCGGATCGCCCGACATATTGGAGAACGACAGGACAGCGATTCCGGGCCGCATGGCCCGCTTCGTTCCGTTAAGCGCATTGGTGTCTGGTAAATCGGCCGGAGCGTCAAGCCGCACCCTGTAGGTGCGGACAGGCCTATCGATATTTTTGACCTGTTGTTCGCCGAGATCCTCGAACTCGGCATCGAGCTTGTTGCGGACATGTTCGAACACGGTTCCGGAGATGCAGATGCCGTCGGGATCCGCCAGTGCCTCAAGGCGAGCGGCGATGTTCACGCCGTCCCCGAATATGTCGTCGCCGTCGATAATGACGTCTCCGAGGTTGATGCCAAGACGCAACCGCATTCGCCGGTCCTCCGACACGCCTGCGTTCCGCTCCGCCATGGCCCGCTGGACGTCTACGGCGTACGAAACGGCGTCAACGGCGCTGCTGAACTCGATCAGCGTACCGTCACCCGTCGTCTTGACGATGCGGCCGCCATACTCAGCGATCTTTGGGTGCAGGAAATTGGTACGCAGGGCTTTGAGGCGCGCCAGCGTCCCCGTCTCGTCACGCCCCATCATCGCCGAGTAGCCGACAACATCGGCAGAGATGATCGCGGCAAGGCGACGCTGAACACGTTCTTCGACCATGGAAACTGTCGCATCCGGGATACTCGTTAGAGTGAGACCCTATGCTTCAACGGAGCAGCTGTCTATCGACACCGAGTGTCCGCATTGGTCAGGCCTAAAGTTGGCATCGAACTCAAAATCGGCAGAGTTTGGCTAAGAATCGACCTGAATGACCATTCGAATTTACTTCCGAGTTCGAGGCTAAAGCGGAGGTGCTGCTAGTCTAATGCGAACCGGTCTGCGAATTGCCCACCGCCGGCGGCATCAGGCCGCCAGCAGGCGCCATTCCGCCACCGCTAGGTTGCGGTTCTTCCTGAAGGTACTACGGCGGATCTGATGACGGTCCAGGTTGAAGTGATTGTGGATAGAGGCGTGGGCCGATGCGAACTTCTGCAAGGTCTTGATGTCCCTGAACCGGGACATGGCCCCTTCCCGTCTTCGGAATGGCTGGTGTGAATTTTCAGCTCTGTTGTTGAGCCAACGGCCGCAGATCTGGTCGGCGGCGTTGCCGATCACGCTCATCGCCGCCCGGTACGACCGAAGCCGGTCCGTCACGATCGCATGTGGCCGGCCATAGCGCTTCATCGCACGCTTCAGAAACCGCAGCGCAGCCTTGCGATCCCGCCGTTTCGTCGCGAAAACCTCAAGCACCTCTCCTTCTTGATCAACCGCGCGCCAGAGGTAATGCGTCTTGCCGTTAATCCGCACGAATACTTCGTCCAGGTGCCAGCGCCACTGCGAATAATTCCGGTGCTGGATAGGCCGTTTCCGGATCTCCGCGGCAAACATCGGACCGAACCGGTTCCACCAGAACCGCACTGTCTCATGGCAGATATCGATGCCACGCTCATGCAGGATATCCTCAACCTGTCGCAGTGACAGCGGATAGCGGACGTACATCAGCACCGCCAGGCGGATAACCTCAGGAGAACTGTTGAAATACCGGAAGGGATTTTTCATCTCGAAAGGCTAGGAGACCCCACCTGCCCGCTCAAGGCTGTTTAGTCTGACAATGCCCGTCGCGCCGACCGGCAGAGACCCGCTTCACAGGCTCGCCTGATCGCGCTCCCCCAGCACAACCGCAGACGACATCGGAAGAGGATTGGGTCGAAATAGCCGCCCTGTTCCGGGCGATTGCCGCCCAACGCCCTGTTCGGAGACAGGTGTTGGGGGTGCATGGCGGAGGGAGAGGGACTACGGTCCAACGTTCTCTGAGTGTCTGACTCGGAATGTTTTGCGGGATTTCAGGTTCTTGCGATCCGCCTGACGAGGAGTTGGACGCTGGCGAGATAGAGCCATGCTTCGGCGGTTGTGACGGCGTTCTCGAAGTCCTTTGCCAGTCGGCGGTTGCGGTTGAGCCAGGCGAGCGTGCGCTCGACGACCCATCGACGGGGCAGAACCTCGAAGCCGTTTGCGGTGTCGCTGCGCCTGACGATCTCGAGTGTCCATCGCCCGAGGCGATCGAGTGTGCCGGCCAGCTTGGCGCCGCCATAGGCAGCATCGGCAAAGACATGACGCAACCAAGGGAAGGCGGTTCGGACGCCGGCGAGCAGGTTGGGTGCGCCGTCGCGGTCCTGGACGCCGGCGCTGTGGATGACGCCGGCGACCAGCAGCCCGCCAGTGTCGGTGAGGATGTGGCGCTTGCGTCCCTTCACCTTCTTGCCGGCATCGAAGCCCCGAAGACCACCACTCTCGGTAGTCTTGACCGACTGGCTGTCGATGACGCCGGTGCTCGGGCTGGCGTCGCGGCCGTCGGCCTGTCGTGCGGCCATGACCAGAAGATGGTTGATCGTCTGCCAAGTGCCATCGTCGCGCCAGGCGTAGAAGTAGCGCTGCACCGTCGAGCGCGGCGGGAACTCCCGCGGGATGAGCCGCCACGCACAGCCAGCCCGCAGCATGTAAAAGATCGCATTGACCACCTCGCGCAGCTCGGTCTCGCGCGGCCGTCCCAGCGCGCGCGGCTCCGGCAGATGCGGCGCGATCAGCGCCCACTCCGCATCGGTCACGTCGGTTGCGTAGCGCAGGTCGCTGCGCTCATACTTCGGCCGAGGGATTTCGGTCCACATCTTGCGGCTCCATCGGTTGTTGCCCACAACACCGGAATCACAACGGACTGAAATCACTCAATTCTTTTCGGGCCGGACACTGAGAATGCACCTGTGTCCTGTGTCGTTGATCTCATAGAAGCGGTAGCAGCGCCAACTGAGCCAAAGCGCCCGAGAGGCCCCCCTCTAAGCGGGTTGTCTGGTTGCCGTCTCACACAATCTCCACACCGATGTCATCGGGTCTCAGTGTCCCGATGAACACGCTCTCTCTCCTTTCCGGCGCAACTGCCATGACCGTAGAGTTCGGCACTTTCATGTGCGTGATCGGTGTGCTCGAACTCAAGGCTGGAATGGCCGATGCCGAATTCGTTCTTCAGCCGCTCCTTGATCGCGACCTTGATCTCCTCGAGCCGGGTCCAGCCGTCCGCCGTGACGACCACATGGCAGTCGAGCGCTGCCTCGTGCTCCTGCATCTGCCAGAGATGCACGTGAT harbors:
- a CDS encoding GFA family protein; this translates as MPITGGCHCGAIRYAVEGEAIVHALCHCTDCRRHAGAPMVGWTMYPTDSVKVTKGTAKVYRSSKDGRRHFCGDCGTGLFYVNSVILPGMIDVQSATYDDPDVVPARAHIQVAERIRWMEHAHELPMFDRYPPPDK
- a CDS encoding adenylate/guanylate cyclase domain-containing protein, translating into MVEERVQRRLAAIISADVVGYSAMMGRDETGTLARLKALRTNFLHPKIAEYGGRIVKTTGDGTLIEFSSAVDAVSYAVDVQRAMAERNAGVSEDRRMRLRLGINLGDVIIDGDDIFGDGVNIAARLEALADPDGICISGTVFEHVRNKLDAEFEDLGEQQVKNIDRPVRTYRVRLDAPADLPDTNALNGTKRAMRPGIAVLSFSNMSGDPKQDYFADGMVEEIITSLARIRWLTVIARNSTFAYKGTFPDVRKVGRDLNVRYVLEGSVRKAGDRVRITAQLIEAETGGHLWADRFDGTLADIFDLQDQITAGVVAAIEPSVQQAEIERAKRKRTDNLDAYDLYLRALDQAYTFSQTGRTEALAFLDAAVVLDPGYAEAHGLAAWCLQQRYLWGARAPEDKEGALRHAEAVASARTDDAAALAFAAFAIGALDGRHDAALLMVNRSLMQNPSCVVARNVGAVLEMMHGNLEGSEGHASQSLRLSPFDPLRYIAKGAAAAARLSAGDNEAARTQARQALEANPNFGPALVVLILSLVRLGSDIEARATMRGLLKVAPEIRVATLRERFLFADAIGYDRIITDLRSVGLPD
- a CDS encoding IS6 family transposase, which translates into the protein MKNPFRYFNSSPEVIRLAVLMYVRYPLSLRQVEDILHERGIDICHETVRFWWNRFGPMFAAEIRKRPIQHRNYSQWRWHLDEVFVRINGKTHYLWRAVDQEGEVLEVFATKRRDRKAALRFLKRAMKRYGRPHAIVTDRLRSYRAAMSVIGNAADQICGRWLNNRAENSHQPFRRREGAMSRFRDIKTLQKFASAHASIHNHFNLDRHQIRRSTFRKNRNLAVAEWRLLAA
- a CDS encoding IS5 family transposase, with the protein product MWTEIPRPKYERSDLRYATDVTDAEWALIAPHLPEPRALGRPRETELREVVNAIFYMLRAGCAWRLIPREFPPRSTVQRYFYAWRDDGTWQTINHLLVMAARQADGRDASPSTGVIDSQSVKTTESGGLRGFDAGKKVKGRKRHILTDTGGLLVAGVIHSAGVQDRDGAPNLLAGVRTAFPWLRHVFADAAYGGAKLAGTLDRLGRWTLEIVRRSDTANGFEVLPRRWVVERTLAWLNRNRRLAKDFENAVTTAEAWLYLASVQLLVRRIART